The following coding sequences lie in one Rutidosis leptorrhynchoides isolate AG116_Rl617_1_P2 chromosome 4, CSIRO_AGI_Rlap_v1, whole genome shotgun sequence genomic window:
- the LOC139841818 gene encoding uncharacterized protein, with protein MPEPEDVDEYISAELPDEDEDEDPELFQMVSELMIQGPCGENNPKCPCTDVKKSALSDFSKPYADVKSVEKDGYPVYKRTENGRKINKQGHNIDNGYVVPYNPWLVKKYQAHINVEWCNQVGAIKYVSSCEAVWRILSFDIHHRNPTVIRLSFHLHNQHSIVFDQYDLIENVLDKLLVKTSQFLELMKCNQISEEARKLTYVEFPTKSVRGPTSYQDIRTVNGNIYPTLKDACYALGLLDDDQEYIDGIKEANAWGSEIQLPRETLENLTFNEIEKILHHNGKSLKNFRPMPYPSTSCLNLLENSLIVDELSNNMKFFLWKTLSAALSSKGEIVLNVASSGIAALLLSGGRTPIHVL; from the exons ATGCCTGAACCAGAAGATGTTGATGAGTATATTTCTGCTGAATTACCGGACGAGGACGAAGACGAAGACCCGGAACTATTTCAAATGGTGTCAGAGTTAATGATTCAAGGACCCTGTGGTGAAAATAATCCAAAATGCCCATGCACAGACGTCAAAAAAAGTGCACTAAGCGATTTTTCGAAGCCTTATGCAGACGTTAAAAGTGTAGAAAAAGATGGATATCCGGTATACAAAAGAACAGAAAATGGCAGAAAAATAAACAAACAAGGACATAATATTGATAACGGATACGTTGTTCCTTATAATCCGTGGTTGGTGAAGAAATATCAAGCTCATATCAATGTCGAATGGTGTAACCAAGTAGGAGCAATTAA ATACGTCTCATCATGTGAGGCCGTTTGGAGAATACTCTCTTTTGATATACATCATAGGAACCCTACTGTTATACGGCTATCTTTTCACTTACATAATCAACATTCTATTGTGTTTGATCAATACGATTTAATTGAAAATGTTTTAGACAAACTTTTGGTTAAAACCTCTCAGTTTCTTGAATTGATGAAGTGTAATCAAATAAGCGAAGAAGCAAGAAAGTTAACTTATGTTGAGTTTCCTACAAAGTCT GTAAGAGGTCCCACTTCATATCAAGATATTAGGACAGTTAATGGTAACATCTATCCTACATTAAAAGATGCGTGTTATGCTTTGGGTTTATTAGATGATGATCAAGAATACATAGATGGTATAAAAGAGGCAAATGCTTGGGGATCTG AAATTCAACTGCCAAGAGAGACGTTAGAGAACCTTACATTTAATGAGATTGAAAAGATACTTCATCATAATGGCAAATCTTTAAAGAATTTCCGTCCAATGCCTTACCCTTCTACATCGTGTTTAAATTTATTAGAAAACTCACTTATTGTAGACGAACTTTCCAATAATAT GAAATTTTTTTTGTGGAAAACCTTATCGGCTGCATTGAGTAGTAAAGGTGAGATCGTTTTGAATGTTGCATCAAGTGGAATTGCAGCATTGTTGTTATCAGGAGGAAGGACGCCCATTCACGTTTTGTAA